A single window of Melospiza georgiana isolate bMelGeo1 chromosome 19, bMelGeo1.pri, whole genome shotgun sequence DNA harbors:
- the AKAP10 gene encoding A-kinase anchor protein 10, mitochondrial isoform X1 has translation MSFFRRKGRGVAGGRPPGSSPARLPGPGPAPPGTGTAAAPREDARALRSGVPANDVKGKEQEKTTDVKAIKTAVPVHSPQRSTRNHALLEAAGPSHVAINAISANMDSFSSSRTAALKKQPSHMEAAHFGDLGRSCLNYQAQETKSSLSKTLEQVLQDSVALPYFIQFMELRRMEHLVKFWLEAESFHSTTWSRIRAHSLNTVKQSSLAEPVSPCKQQELGSSPPAASLEERLELSKPHRTASSQNHAGLLGQDSHGTRALPRGTAEPGTHPLPDDQPESSKLSVSNRNSPSSALKDLSGKLMKSIERDAVSTFTKYISPDAAKPIPITEAMRNDIVAKICGEDGQVDPNCFVTAQSIVFNAMEQEHFSEFLRSHHFCKYQIEVLTSGTVYLADILFCESALFYFSEYMEKEDAVNVLQFWLAADNFQSQLAAKEGQYDGQEAQNDAMILYDKYFSLQATHPLGFDDSVRLEIESNICREGGPLPNCFTTPLRQAWTTMETVFLPGFLSSNLYYKYLNDLIHSVRGDEFPGGNIALSVHGPGSSPDSDSMGSTDGSASQSNVKKANVKILKNFDEAIIVDAASLDPESLYQRTYAGKMTFGRVSDLGQFIRESEPEPDVKKSKGSMFSQAMKKWVQGNTDEAQEEMAWRIAKMIVNDVMQQAQCEQPMEKVTKL, from the exons ATGTCCTTCTTCAGGCGGAAAGGTAGGGGGGTGGCGGGCGGGCGGCCGCCGGGCTCGTCCCCCGCGCGGCTGCCgggccccggccctgcccctccgggcaccggcaccgccgccgcgccccgcgAGGACGCGCGGGCCCTGAGGAGCGGCGTCCCCGCCAATGACG TGAAAGgcaaagaacaagaaaagaCCACAGATGTGAAAGCAATTAAAA CTGCAGTCCCAGTACATTCCCCCCAGAGAAGCACCAGGAATCATGCCttgctggaggctgcaggaccAAGCCATGTGGCCATCAACGCCATCTCTGCCAACATGGACTCCTTCTCCAGCAGCCGCACAGCTGCCCTCAAGAAGCAGCCAAGTCACATGGAAGCTGCTCACTTTGGAGACTTAG GCAGATCGTGTCTGAACTACCAGGCTCAAGAGACCAAATCAAGCCTTTCCAAGACCCTTGAACAAGTCCTGCAGGACAGTGTAGCCCTCCCTTACTTCATCCAGTTCATGGAGCTGCGCAGGATGGAGCACCTGGTGAAATTCTGGCTGGAGGCCGAGAGCTTCCACTCCACCACGTGGTCGCGCATCCGCGCCCACAGCCTGAACACGGTGAAGCAGAGCTCCCTGGCAGAGCCAGTGTCCCCCTGCAAGCAGCAGGAGTTGGGCTCCTCtccccctgctgccagcctggaggagaggctggagctcTCCAAGCCCCACAGAACTGCCAGCAGCCAGAACCACGcggggctgctggggcaggacagCCACGgcaccagggctctgccccgGGGCACGGCAGAGCCTGGGACTCACCCTCTTCCAGATGATCAGCCAGAATCTTCCAAGCTTTCAGTATCAAATAGAAACAGCCCCTCCTCTGCACTAAAGGACTTGTCAGGAAAACTCATGAAAA GTATAGAACGGGATGCAGTTAGTACTTTTACCAAATATATTTCTCCAGATGCTGCTAAACCCATCCCTATTACAGAAGCAATGAGAAATGACATAGTTG CAAAGATCTGTGGGGAGGATGGCCAGGTGGATCCCAACTGCTTTGTTACAGCCCAGTCCATAGTGTTCAATGCAATGGAACAAGA GCACTTTAGTGAATTCCTGCGGAGTCACCATTTCTGTAAATACCAGATTGAGGTGCTGACCAGTGGGACTGTGTATCTGGCTGACATTCTGTTCTGTGAGTCAGCCCTCTTCTACTTCTCTGAG TACATGGAGAAGGAAGATGCAGTTAATGTCCTGCAGTTCTGGTTGGCAGCAGATAACTTCCAGTCTCAGCTTGCTGCCAAAGAAGGCCAGTATGATGGGCAAGAAGCACAGAATGATGCCATGATTTTGTATGACAA GTACTTCTCCCTGCAGGCCACGCACCCTCTGGGCTTTGATGACTCTGTGAGGCTGGAGATTGAATCCAACATCTGCAGGGAGGGGGGGCCTCTCCCCAACTGCTTCACCACTCCCTTGAGGCAGGCCTGGACAACCATGGAGACG GTTTTCCTACCTGGATTCTTGTCCAGCAACCTTTACTACAAATACTTGAATGACCTCATCCATTCAGTCCGAGGAGATGAATTCCCAGGAGGGAACATTGCACTGAGTGTCCATGGCCCTGGCAGCTCTCCTGACAGTGATTCCATGGGGAGCACGGATGGCTCTGCCTCCCAG TCCAATGTCAAAAAGGCTAATGTTAAAATCCTGAAAAATTTTGATGAAGCAATAATTGTAGATGCTGCAAGTCTGGATCCAGAATCTTTGTATCAACGAACATATGCAGG GAAGATGACATTTGGAAGAGTCAGTGACCTGGGGCAGTTCATCAGAGAATCTGAACCAGAGCCTGATGTCAAAAAATCAAAAG GGTCCATGTTTTCACAAGCAATGAAGAAATGGGTTCAAGGAAATACAGATGAG GCTCAAGAAGAGATGGCTTGGAGGATAGCAAAGATGATTGTCAACGACGTGATGCAGCAGGCGCAGTGTGAGCAGCCCATGGAGAAGGTCACCAAG ctaTGA
- the AKAP10 gene encoding A-kinase anchor protein 10, mitochondrial isoform X2 codes for MDSFSSSRTAALKKQPSHMEAAHFGDLGRSCLNYQAQETKSSLSKTLEQVLQDSVALPYFIQFMELRRMEHLVKFWLEAESFHSTTWSRIRAHSLNTVKQSSLAEPVSPCKQQELGSSPPAASLEERLELSKPHRTASSQNHAGLLGQDSHGTRALPRGTAEPGTHPLPDDQPESSKLSVSNRNSPSSALKDLSGKLMKSIERDAVSTFTKYISPDAAKPIPITEAMRNDIVAKICGEDGQVDPNCFVTAQSIVFNAMEQEHFSEFLRSHHFCKYQIEVLTSGTVYLADILFCESALFYFSEYMEKEDAVNVLQFWLAADNFQSQLAAKEGQYDGQEAQNDAMILYDKYFSLQATHPLGFDDSVRLEIESNICREGGPLPNCFTTPLRQAWTTMETVFLPGFLSSNLYYKYLNDLIHSVRGDEFPGGNIALSVHGPGSSPDSDSMGSTDGSASQSNVKKANVKILKNFDEAIIVDAASLDPESLYQRTYAGKMTFGRVSDLGQFIRESEPEPDVKKSKGSMFSQAMKKWVQGNTDEAQEEMAWRIAKMIVNDVMQQAQCEQPMEKVTKL; via the exons ATGGACTCCTTCTCCAGCAGCCGCACAGCTGCCCTCAAGAAGCAGCCAAGTCACATGGAAGCTGCTCACTTTGGAGACTTAG GCAGATCGTGTCTGAACTACCAGGCTCAAGAGACCAAATCAAGCCTTTCCAAGACCCTTGAACAAGTCCTGCAGGACAGTGTAGCCCTCCCTTACTTCATCCAGTTCATGGAGCTGCGCAGGATGGAGCACCTGGTGAAATTCTGGCTGGAGGCCGAGAGCTTCCACTCCACCACGTGGTCGCGCATCCGCGCCCACAGCCTGAACACGGTGAAGCAGAGCTCCCTGGCAGAGCCAGTGTCCCCCTGCAAGCAGCAGGAGTTGGGCTCCTCtccccctgctgccagcctggaggagaggctggagctcTCCAAGCCCCACAGAACTGCCAGCAGCCAGAACCACGcggggctgctggggcaggacagCCACGgcaccagggctctgccccgGGGCACGGCAGAGCCTGGGACTCACCCTCTTCCAGATGATCAGCCAGAATCTTCCAAGCTTTCAGTATCAAATAGAAACAGCCCCTCCTCTGCACTAAAGGACTTGTCAGGAAAACTCATGAAAA GTATAGAACGGGATGCAGTTAGTACTTTTACCAAATATATTTCTCCAGATGCTGCTAAACCCATCCCTATTACAGAAGCAATGAGAAATGACATAGTTG CAAAGATCTGTGGGGAGGATGGCCAGGTGGATCCCAACTGCTTTGTTACAGCCCAGTCCATAGTGTTCAATGCAATGGAACAAGA GCACTTTAGTGAATTCCTGCGGAGTCACCATTTCTGTAAATACCAGATTGAGGTGCTGACCAGTGGGACTGTGTATCTGGCTGACATTCTGTTCTGTGAGTCAGCCCTCTTCTACTTCTCTGAG TACATGGAGAAGGAAGATGCAGTTAATGTCCTGCAGTTCTGGTTGGCAGCAGATAACTTCCAGTCTCAGCTTGCTGCCAAAGAAGGCCAGTATGATGGGCAAGAAGCACAGAATGATGCCATGATTTTGTATGACAA GTACTTCTCCCTGCAGGCCACGCACCCTCTGGGCTTTGATGACTCTGTGAGGCTGGAGATTGAATCCAACATCTGCAGGGAGGGGGGGCCTCTCCCCAACTGCTTCACCACTCCCTTGAGGCAGGCCTGGACAACCATGGAGACG GTTTTCCTACCTGGATTCTTGTCCAGCAACCTTTACTACAAATACTTGAATGACCTCATCCATTCAGTCCGAGGAGATGAATTCCCAGGAGGGAACATTGCACTGAGTGTCCATGGCCCTGGCAGCTCTCCTGACAGTGATTCCATGGGGAGCACGGATGGCTCTGCCTCCCAG TCCAATGTCAAAAAGGCTAATGTTAAAATCCTGAAAAATTTTGATGAAGCAATAATTGTAGATGCTGCAAGTCTGGATCCAGAATCTTTGTATCAACGAACATATGCAGG GAAGATGACATTTGGAAGAGTCAGTGACCTGGGGCAGTTCATCAGAGAATCTGAACCAGAGCCTGATGTCAAAAAATCAAAAG GGTCCATGTTTTCACAAGCAATGAAGAAATGGGTTCAAGGAAATACAGATGAG GCTCAAGAAGAGATGGCTTGGAGGATAGCAAAGATGATTGTCAACGACGTGATGCAGCAGGCGCAGTGTGAGCAGCCCATGGAGAAGGTCACCAAG ctaTGA